The DNA sequence atgtacatataaggCCACACGATAAGATGGCTAGAAAGTTTCCTTAACGACtttgcaaattttttattactatcaaaCTTTACGATTTACCACACCACGTTAATAATGTACATCGAGTATGTGAAAGATTCGATGACGGTAGGAAAAGGGAAGGTGACTTTACCGCGAAACCAAACGAAACTATAAACGAAACGAAGCGTCTGAGTAATCCAGACAAAGTGCCTTTCTAAAATTCGCCTTGGAAAGTTATTCGCTTTCGTTATTTTGATAACTCACACGTAATAACTtcatattcatttaatataactatatataaatacatatatatatatatatacatatatatatatatatatatatatatatatatatatatatatgatacatattGATATTAAGTCAATTACTAAAATCTCCAAcgaatagttataataataactagacATAGTAATATACTATCTACATATTACCTactatattcatacatatattatatatatatatatatatatatatatatatatatatatgtataatattgctaaagaaaagtatacaatttaaaaagtataaaaatctaataaataaatttatcaataaatatataatgtttattataatataataaactgtataattgatatatatatatatatatatatatatatatataaatattgaaggtatattttttaatagaaaggaaaacatctaacaaattaatgaaaaaaaaaaaagagaaaaaaacagaatccAATGATAAATCTATCAGATGATTGTTTAATAAATCAAGATCTCAAATAATTAGTTATAaaacttaattaaaaatatacattccAATTGAAATAAAGTATCAACAAATTTATGAACAAATACCTAAAGGAAATTATTAGTGAAATGATCTgatcaattattaaaaatactgatgatttctcttttttttttttttttctttcgttttcaacACCTTTCGTGAACATTTCTTTTCGCAACAATTTCGatctatatcaatatatatcgaagtaaaatataaactttCTAGTCGAAGTTAAAATTCTATGAAACCTAATGAGAAAATGTTTGTGAACGAAATTCTGaatgagaaaattattaaataaataaatgtaatggaatcgacaaattaaataatattgatgatttctcttgaatattctttttttctttttctctacaaGTCTGACGAATGTTCCTTTTCACATCAACTtcgatatatatcgatatcgaaAGGGATATCAGGagagaagaacgaacgaaagacgACTTTCGCTATCTTAATTTAAACGCATGAGGCAAAGTGTAAGgtgaaaggaaaggaaaggaaaggaaaggaaaggaaaggcaaggaaaggaaaagtcaagaaaagaaaagaaaagaaaagagagtaaataaaaaagaaaagaaaaagaaagaaagaaagaaataaacatataagTGACATTCTCACCTGCATAAGAAAACAGAGGATGATCGTTGGTATGATTGTGAAACTTGGACCATATACACAGAGTAAACTCTTTTATATTCGGCAAGTCGATCTTGTAATGAATATACtgtaacgaaaagaaagatagaatgagaaaataaataaataaataagtaaataaataaaaagaaaaaaaaaacgtgttGATTGTTATCCAAAGGAGAAAAAGTCTCTACGTTTGGGTTGAAACAGGGGAGATATGGtattatgaaagaagaaagaaaaatttcaactgCAATCATGAATTGCAACTTGATTGTTTATACAAATGTCTAATAGTTATGTAATTGTGGAGTTAtagttctttttctattcttttttttttctatcgacataattttgcacatttttatgattactTTTAGCAACATTTGAAAACTTAAAAGTGTACTTTCTAATACGAATAAAGCGTCTTatgaagaaataattcattgtAATCTAAAGTAATCTTttatgctttcttttttctttcttttttttccttttcttttttttttttttttctttatatatatatatatatatatatatatatatatataaagaaaattattaggtGAATAATCTAATAAGTAAAATTTCAAACGCGAATAGTTATAACGAGataactatataatattattagaaatttatttcctaataaaagtaaaagtctttaataaatgtattaagtAAAAAgtgattttgaaaattattagattattagatgaatatctaatgaaatagatttttttttactatctccgacaaataattatagtattaacTATATAATAGTAACCAGAAAAATACTAGTAACCACATAACACCGGTAAAACTATATAATACAACCAAAAGTATACTTCCTTAATAGAAACAAAGTCAGACAGATTTGtgtagaagggaaaaaaaaagggtattgaaagttattacataaatatccAGTGTATCTGTTCGTTGCAAAATCTccaatacaaataattatgcaacaactatgatatatataataatacctaACAAATTGATTGAACAAATTCTGATGAAACCTAATTAGATAAATACAAGAgccgtttttatttttttaaagttcgcgagccattttttttttttttttttttttttttttgatatataaattttatctttaaagaGAGATACAATGTAagtgaacaaaattttttaaacgttaaaaacttttttaaatatttaataaacaaatgaataaaaaaaataactgaacaaattagttaattaatcaattaattgtaATCTCAAAACTGACCTCGAAGTAAAGCTGTTGACTCATAGAAATCTTGTATAAAGAACATTGTTCCTGTTCGTGTGACAAATCGATCAGCTGTCCATCGATATCATAAGGAGAATTAGCCGGTGTTAAGCTTCCGTATAATTTTGCCTCCTGACGAAGGACACTCGTGCTTGGTACATGAGGTGAAGGTAATGGTTGCCATACTGTCGAAATTGCATTTACGTTGGTCAGAGCCAACAACGAACACATCAACAACGTTCGACTCATGGTCTTTGAGCcgaatcgatcgattcctcctcttctcgaatgacctcaaaaaaaaaatagataaaaatgatctagataaattttttcgaCTTCGCAGTagtccatctttttttttttcttttttttttttgtcttgtatattaaattattcgatcgacatcgatcatcttttttttcttccttttttttttcttttttttctttttgttgttttctttattttttaagaattgTGTTAGCACGGACTTTAATGACTATGCAATCGTTAATCAATTTGAATTCAATCAGTATGAAGCAAGAGAAGTTTTATGGGGGAACCGAGGTGAACTGGATGCCCAGTTATATTACTTGCGCAATACTGGTGCTTGATATTCCTGTGAAACGTTAGTAACGAGGTTACTTTATCGACAACATTTTCCTTGTGGTAAAAGAGATATtagcgttttcttttttatttttatttatccttttctttctagaACAATCGATCATATTACATCGAATTATTTACATACCACATCCAGTTCAATGACCCTTCTATTGGTCagtacattatattatatactacatgcgtatttatgtatactcTTTGtgaattcattaataaataagtgtcattttataatgttaaactacttacttataataaattatttataatttatttataattgattttattacaattttttattacaatatttattaattatcattttattattataactttatcaatttttacttttaatcatacttatttataaataaattcaatatatgtatatatatatatagtgcaaataatatattatatataaacaattattaaaaaaaaaaaaaaaaaaaaagaaaagaaagaaaaaaaaaggaggatagattttcaaaatcagcaaaaaaatttctcaaatatcaacaaaataaaaatatgatataaacgataaacaagaaattaattacaaatatatataaaaaaaaaaaaaaaaaaaaataggaaataacTCACCGAGAagttaatctctctctctttctctctctctcgcgcgcgcgcacgctaGTTTATAAATCGGTCTATGTCACACCTGAGAACAAAACAGATCCTCTCGATCTCGAAACGTGAAGGTAACTGTCCGCTGCTCTAACTGTTCGACGTATAACTGGTAAACTCTCGAaaggtgtatgtatgtatgtatgtatatatatatatgtatatatatatatatgtatgtatgtatctacctacctacctcctACCTACGCAACCCACGATGGTGATTCGCCTTTTGCTTCGTTCTCCTACTTTACGAGACGCTCACATTTTGCTCGATTTCCCACTCTCTATATTTCTTCCCTTCATCATCTTGCAAATAAACAATTCGAtgttcttctatctttttccttaaaCGTTcttacgatatttttctttcaaggtTAACTCTGATCTCATGTTATTTGTATCTCATTTCTAAGCattgcatgcatacatatatatatatatatacacacacacacacacatgtatatacatatacatatatatttacaatatttattaaatatataataataaatataatacgtataatttgtatatagtCATGCATAGTATTATACACTTTATcgtacaaattattatacggTTAGCAATATTGtaaagttattatataattaaatgctATTACAttcagaattttatatatatgtgtgtgtgtgtgtgtgttgtgtgtgtgtgtgtgttgtgtgtgtgtgttatctTAAAAGGTCGTTcatgaattgaaaaaaaaaaaaatcgaacaaaAATCTCAATTAATGAATGCAAATAAGTAGAATGGGAATGTTGATCCTGAttgcgaaaaaagaaaggaaaattataatgtatatcaGTGATTCTAATCTCGTTCatatttatctctattaaaaattgtatgtatCTTATCGTTTAGAACGTCTTTTTCTAACTTGACACCATATACTTGTAATACTACAATTTATCTTATAAAGAGAGTGTAAAACATGTTCGCCTTGTATGAAAATATAGAAGATATTAATGAGTACAATGAACCTTAGATGCATATAGGCTGGATCGAAAATCTTCTaagatgattttaattatcaattacattctttttcctcgtGATTTTTtagaacttaaaaaaaaaatatatacatatatatatattatcaattacgatcatattataaagaaaatttatatgagaacttcttttcgttcaccttgtatatatatatacatacacagacatatatttctctttttttcgtcttatACTTTCGATAACTTTCACTAAAGTTTAAATCAaacaatatattatcgttttacatCTGTTACGTCTGTTAAGACAtgagagacatatatatatatatatatatatatatatatatatatatatatatattgcgtatatataaataaataaacagaagTAACATTCGTCGAGGGGAAGACATCGAGATATTCCAGGCGAAACTTTAAAGAACGCCTTTCCCTTTCTGCATCCCCACCATTTTTCATTTGCTCGATTATCCTGTCGTCAAGAAGTTGAAGCGTTAATGAGCACGAAAGTCGTTAATACATCCATTCTCCATTCGCTTTGATTCTTAGGAAAATGTAactatatttaatacaaataaatataactattactatatcgtaataataatcgtataatactacttttttttttataatactaaccgtaataatattatatatgaaataattcaacccaaatatttataacaataatttttataatattactaacaatataatatgtataaataactccaatataaatgcatgtagaaaattttaaattgacctattaaaaaatcaattaattaatcgtatcGTTAGATCTATTACGTAAATCGcaaaagctttttcaaaaatatatcaaatttcgAATCTAattcctattaaaataattaaatcgttcAACTTATTACGCACGTatgaattttgaaaaagaaaaaaaaattctttctctgATACAGATTTTACATTGTAAGATTTACAAGTATCATAAGCCTCGTAATGTCGTATTAAAGTGATTGTAAAAATACTTTAAAGATCACTACAAATCTATAGAATTACGGTACCCATACTGATGACTTTGATCTATTTGGTAGATCAACCGAGaactcctttctctcttttctctccctcccccctccctacctccctccctccatcTCTTGATTATATGTTAAATGTACCTTTGAAATTCTTTGAAAGTGCGTACATTCTCGAAATAGTGTTTTCGTAACGATCGATTCTTAGTATTGAATAATActtgttgttcttgttttaAGATCATATAAGATTAGTTTCATTTgacattatatattcttatcgcGTATTACAAATCATTTGGTACGCATAAGATatctacaatatattataataattttttacatttactgACGCAAGCTcagaatacaatttttttgttttctacgtataaaatatttttttaagaaatggattttaaatatttatcaaatttattaatcttttaatgtatgatttttgtttatctatttttttttttttttatatatataaaaaaaatatattaaatcgtaTTAAGCTGTGAAAATAATGGctaaatgattaaattaaaacatgaatgtattttttgtacctatatatatatatatatatatatatatatattttgtcattctaaaaataattaaataaaagcatcggtatgtatttttataattgacaAACGTGTAAATGCATTAaaggattaaataattttattctatttaatttaaaagatcTTGCATAaggaaaaattcaaaatgtCATTTCTCGAACTATTTCACACGATTAAAATAGATCTCTCGATCTTCATATACCATAATGGTACGTGAgtatagattaataattatcattctcGATACGAACTTCAAATGATTAAGATTAATCTAACAAAGATTCGTCTTTGTGTGAATGTCTTTACAAGAGGAAATATCCTTGCACTTGGTATTCATGCTTCATGAGCACGTGGATTACTGGTTGGCGAAGGTAAAACTATATTTAAACGAGGTcgcaatatataatatatatatatatatatatatatatatatatatatatatatatattatatcgttaaatgaaatatacatatatttcattttttccgtTTGCCAAAATACATGAAACATTTTGTGCAAGTGCCTTtcagaattaatattatttacaaaaaaatactTGTCCcaataaatcaattatctaATTGATGATTTAATTGACTTTACACGAAACGTATACCTTTAtctttcgtaataaataattatgagaaaaaaataaatatgacaataaattatgtttatttattcccaattaataattcatgaaAATTTATCTCCGTTAACGAATTATTCGCATAACGATCGTGCAATTAACTCgtcataataaaagtatatttttatctttcacgagatggataattaaaaaaaaaaaaaaaaagaaatagaaaagaaagaaagaaaagagaagaaaaagcatTATCCTGTgtaggaagaaaataattcaacgaCGTATAGTTAACTCGACCGGAAACGTTTACTATGTTCtcaagagaagagaagaaagtcgGATACGTACGTCCGCCTTCCaacgaagagaaggaggaagaggggagAAAAACTCGAAGTGTAAGAAATGTtttgtaaagagaaaaaaaaaaagaaaaggaaaaaagaagaaataaaaatagacaGTATGTAGGATCTCCACTCGAAgctctcttcgtctcttttttttcgttgttacTCGGCGAAAGAACGTCTTTCTCAAggagaagatgatgaagatgatgatgatgatgatgatgatgacgacgacgacgacgacgacgaagaagaaaaatatacggaTAAGTTTTGAACAGATATTACGACATATTCCTTTAATTTacgtaaatctttttattcacGAGATTTGTAagatctttttcattatatttttacacaaATTTTTGCCAAGGTTAGATTCAATGGTAATATcaagtattatattaaaactgGATTAACAGGAAATTATTACGTAACGAGTTTGTTCCATTAAAAATTGTTCGGGAATTTTCTGAATGACTATAATATACAGATATagcaatttaaatattatataaacgtatgtaGTAATTATCATTGTTCATTAAGTATAATCGTTCAaagttttattcatttatttatctatatgaaTTTACTTTGTAGCtgatcgataattaatattggaaTTTTTCATAGTTACGTTATGAATAATCATTGGTTAGGTATACACTATCATTTAATCTCGCTAATCACATTATTAACTTACATATATCGAACTGGATATTGCGTAATATGTACGTAATAATTAGATTGATCTctcgttaaataatattcttctaaacaataaataaacgaataaagtTTGTCTTCAAAgttgaaaagtaaaatatcgtaaactttatatacattcatataaatgagagtaatgtaaattttatcgaaCTACACGTTGTTGTACGAAgtaattagataaataattagatatgtaattaattagttgtaattaaaaaaaatatatatatatttaatcttattttatatttacttattgaattacgaacgaaaaatatttacatattacgacgatgttaaataatattacgaataaattaataacgatatatggaaatattgtttattaaaaatttctgatatgttaataaattacaacgagcagtaatattaattatctgcatgtaatacataatgtatatctatataattataatattaaattaataattcacttattgatcgataatattaattgttcgattaaattattatgagtaaaaaatatgttatattaaaatgataatacacTTACAATTTAGTTTTAAGATATTGCGTATTAACTGACTGAATAGAGAAAGCGATCCGAACACCTTGAGATACTgatgagaaatgaaaaatgtaaaatagaaagaCGCGCCTCGGTCAAGTACGACCGAGAATGAggtatcaaagaaaataaaacaaaataaaattacggcGGATCGGTGGAAATTTCTCCGAAGATGAATTATGTCACGttcttttcgaaaatgttGACAAAAAGGAACAGACCGATCTGTgtaccgatatatatatatatatatatatatatatatatatatatgtatatatatatatatatatatatacatatgtacgtatgttaattattagaaaataatttgtacaATTTTTACATGTTACAATAGACAATCGTAAAAATTGTTATCTAATGTcgtttaaatgattttaagtTATGATCTTGAattgagtttttttttttatgtataaaaaaaatacaatgagAAGAACATAGAAGAGATGGACATAAACAAATTCATGTAAAAATATGATCGTACTTTTGAAGTATCGAGtgaacataaaaattatacatatttcgAGTATACGTAAAATCgttgatttaataaaataagaaaaaaaagaaaagaaagaagaaaaacaaagaaaaagtaaacctgaaaaatacaaatccgagaaatttcttttttaattatcttacaCGCGTATTgtcataaattttcattaaagtatatatttgtacgaataatttttcgacaccctgtatacatatatatgcgtatatatttatatttatatatatttatatatatatatatatatatatatttatataatacttacatACCTATAAATATACACGTTTACAATgctaaaagataagaaaggaaataaagagaaagacagagataaagtGGAGCAAATTTTGGTGAAAGTGAAAGCGAAGGCGGTTACGGAGATCCCTTTTTTGAGATCGAAATTCAGTCagttaatctctctctctctttgaataGACAGATTTAAAATTTGCTAAATCATTCGAGTAAGAGAATACGTAATGATATAACGCTTAACATACGTGTTACAAAGTAtctataatacgtatatatatattatatatatccttcgtagatgtatacacatactttttttttaccatgaAGATCGAGAAACTCATAAAACAGCAGTCGAAGGGAAAGTGTTCTATAGAAGCGTGTCCGGATGCGGACCAACGGATGGGACGCATCGCTACTGTCTTACGTAATTAACTAATTGCCAACATCCTCCTTTTATTACgataactttttatttcttttcttttttttttttttacactttacttttgttttccttttcttttatatatgcacTTTGTCGTTTACGAAGAATATAgcgtacttttcttttttttttcttttttgttttctcattttcttttttttttctctctctcaaggaCACCGAGTCCAATCAATTATCTCGTCTATTATActcttcaattatttcataaattacGTCGCTTAgtaaattgtaaattatttatttatatactaatcTTTGTTAAACAtcctaacaataacaacttattattcatcttatatataataaataaaagtaaatatataataatcaaatgtatttcaatgttattttaattgagtgttaatgaataaattataataataattctatggTAAAATAAATTGACGAAACAATTGAATACTGCAATGGTGTGAAACGGGAGttctatttataaaagaaaaatggaaaaaaaaaagaatgaagaaagaagagaaaaggaaaaagaaatgaattcttTCGGTTACTAGTAGATATTGGCCGCCTCGTTATCATCGAACATTCGTTGCTTGCGcaaaaatgatgaaattagAACTGCATTCGTTATAGGGCATGTTTTtccacctctctttctctttctctatatttttttccatcacgatacatacatatatgtatgtcacaGTTAGATGTAACTATAACGAGTTTCATTGGTCTCTCGCACGTAATTCAATTTCTACAAGAGTATTCTTAATGTTTGCCTGAAGCAAGATAAGGaaggaaatttaaaaaaaaaaagaagaagaaagaaagaaaaaaaaagagagagagagagacagagagagagagagagaaagagaaagacatcGTTTCTTGCGAAATGTTGCCTATCCGGTATTACCTATTCCTAAATTGGTAAATGTCTGTCTAAGGTTTATTAGCTCGGAGTAAAATAGTCGAGGTGGAGGAAattgaagaaagaagggaTTGAGCGATGTAGTGAAAGGGAGAGTTCTAGACTCTTACTATTTTTAGAAATTACCGCAATTCTTTCTGGCATTCTTCAGGATCGCACCGCCAAATATACGTACCGGTGTTCTACTCCATGATATTAGCATAAGTGAACCACCTATATGCGGACTGCCTTTACCCAATTCACAACGTACGTAAGAAAGTTTCACCAATTCTTGTCCCAATGGTGAAGATCTATTTGCCGTGTTAATTAGTCGTACTAGTTTTTTTCTATGATCGGTTATTGACAATAATCTCGAATCTTCTTCCTCGTGAtaatcttttgaaattttgaaaatcgTCCTTGGTAGATAATGATTATCGTAAAAAGAACTCGTTTGGATCGATGACGTATGgtcgatcgatataatcggAGATTCATCGTCGAATGCTGATTTTAAGAGAAGATTAAAACCAAATATCGATCCTTCGATACCCTCTTCCAATCCTTTGTCAAAATCTGTGTACTCTTGTCCTAGTACTATGTCGCCTCCTTCTGGTACAACGTGATTCACTgtctaaataaaaagaaaaatatttttttcattagatactcgaagagagagagagagagagagagagagagagagagagagagagagagcgagagagagagagaggaagagaaagaaagaagctatataatatgcaaaaatttctttacaaaaataagaaaagttatgtataacatatatgtatatacacacgtgtgtatgtgtgtgtatatatataatttacaaagatttttttacaaaagaaagaCTGACCAACCTTTTCCGAATAACCTTGTACCTTGATTCGTCCATTTAACCACAATGCAAATCGACCTAATCGATTTTCCCAACTTTGGCATATGTGATACCATcggttttctttaaaaataatagtttcCTCGAAAACTTTGATACCACCGATTTCTAAATGTACTCTCCGGCCCTTTGCAGATATCCAAGCTCGAATCAATcgatctttctcattttctaacgaaacgagaaagaactcatttatttctatatcatATTCTCGATTTGAACTTTCCAATTTGGGAAAGTTTCtatgagtgaaagagaaagataaaggaagaaagaaagaaagaaagaaaagcaaaaaaaaaggaaaagaaaaaaacgaaatatatacgtGTGGGTATACGTATTACGTAAAATGAATAGAATAaatgattagaaataaaaatggagaTTGGGGacagaaaaagtgaaagaagaatGTGATGTAATATAtgtcaatttctttctttctttctttctttttttttttcttttttcttttcaaaaaaaatattagtaatattattaatattattaaatataacattaattatgcattgataaattcaatttttttcaaatgaaaaaaaatatgaataaaaagaaaaaaaaagaaaagaaaagaaaagaaaagaaacaaaaaagaattaacaGAACCAACAAGCAACGAACCAATTTCCTTTctcgataatatttcttttcttttttttgtttttttttttttttttgcatttaacTTAACTTTCTCTAGCGGCTGATAactagaatatatattatacgtatatatgtcatgtatatatatatatatatatatatatatatatatatatatatatatgtacatgtatatatatgtatatatatatgtactcactggagtaagaaaaaattgaatgtGGATGCGTAAAGTTGTCGGAACGCAACCataaacaaaaagtaaattCTTCGATATTTGGCACTGGCAATTCCCATCTGAGAAACTaacgaaaaacaaaggaaaaaaaaaaaagaaaagaattaattaaagcgCACATTCATCATCTCTTTATATTCCTATTGCGTTAATTGGCATTCAATCTATTTA is a window from the Vespa crabro chromosome 17, iyVesCrab1.2, whole genome shotgun sequence genome containing:
- the LOC124430130 gene encoding uncharacterized protein LOC124430130, whose product is MKKSMLSPNILAFSCFILFEYLIKSVTLESSILKIDEKFGKKVRSSPLHMYLLTQKDYIQFLRWELPVPNIEEFTFCLWLRSDNFTHPHSIFSYSKNEKDRLIRAWISAKGRRVHLEIGGIKVFEETIIFKENRWYHICQSWENRLGRFALWLNGRIKVQGYSEKTVNHVVPEGGDIVLGQEYTDFDKGLEEGIEGSIFGFNLLLKSAFDDESPIISIDHTSSIQTSSFYDNHYLPRTIFKISKDYHEEEDSRLLSITDHRKKLVRLINTANRSSPLGQELVKLSYVRCELGKGSPHIGGSLMLISWSRTPVRIFGGAILKNARKNCGNF